Part of the Caldibacillus debilis DSM 16016 genome, TTTGATATTTTCAAGGATATTGCCGAACGGACGGGAGGGGATATTTATATCGGGGTCGTGGGGGCGGTGCGTACGGGGAAATCATCCTTCATCAAGCGGTTCATGGAATTGGTCGTCATCCCGAACATCCCCCATGAGTCGGACCGGGCCCGGGCCCAGGATGAGCTTCCGCAAAGCGCGGCGGGAAAGACGATCATGACTACCGAGCCGAAATTCGTCCCGAACCAGGCGGTGACCGTCCAGGTGAACGAGGGGCTTTCGGTGAACGTCAGGCTGGTCGACTGCGTCGGCTATACCGTCACCGGCGCCAAAGGGTATGAAGACGAAAACGGTCCGCGCATGGTCAATACGCCCTGGTTTGAAGATCCGATCCCCTTTCATGAAGCGGCGGAGATCGGAACCCGGAAGGTCATTCAGGAACATTCCACCATCGGCGTGGTGATCACCACCGACGGGACGATCGGCGAAATTCCGCGGGAACAGTATGTCGAGGCGGAGGAAAGGGTCGTCCAGGAATTAAAGGAAGTCGGAAAACCTTTCATCATGATCGTCAATTCGACAAGGCCCTATCATCAGGGAACGGAACTTTTGCGAAGCCAGCTCCAGGAAAAATATGACATCCCGGTGTTGGCAATGAGCGTGGAAAATATGCGGGAAGCGGATGTCCTCAACGTGCTGCAGGAAGCCCTTTTCGAGTTTCCCGTTCTGGAAGTGAACGTGAATTTGCCGAGCTGGGTCATGGTGCTGAAGGAGGATCATTGGCTCCGGGAAAACTACCAAAACGCCGTGAAAGAAACGGTGAAGGACATCAGGCGGCTGAGGGATGTGGAACACATCGTCCAGTCTTTCACCGACTACGATTTCATCGAAAGGGCGGCACTTGCCGGAATGGACATGGGCCAGGGAATTGCGGAAATCGATCTCCACGCCCCGGACGAATTGTATGACCAGATTTTAAAGGAGATCGTCGGGGTGGAAATCCGGGGGAAGGACCATCTGTTGGAGCTGATGCAGGAATTCGCCCATGCGAAAGCGGAATACGATCAGATCGCCGAAGCCCTGAAAATGGTCAAACAGACCGGCTACGGCATCGCTTCCCCGTCCATCGAAGACATGAGCCTGGACGAACCGGAAATCATCCGGCAGGGATCCCGTTTCGGCGTCAGGCTGAAAGCGGTCGCCCCGTCGATCCATATGGTCAAGGTGGATGTGGAAT contains:
- the spoIVA gene encoding stage IV sporulation protein A; amino-acid sequence: MEKFDIFKDIAERTGGDIYIGVVGAVRTGKSSFIKRFMELVVIPNIPHESDRARAQDELPQSAAGKTIMTTEPKFVPNQAVTVQVNEGLSVNVRLVDCVGYTVTGAKGYEDENGPRMVNTPWFEDPIPFHEAAEIGTRKVIQEHSTIGVVITTDGTIGEIPREQYVEAEERVVQELKEVGKPFIMIVNSTRPYHQGTELLRSQLQEKYDIPVLAMSVENMREADVLNVLQEALFEFPVLEVNVNLPSWVMVLKEDHWLRENYQNAVKETVKDIRRLRDVEHIVQSFTDYDFIERAALAGMDMGQGIAEIDLHAPDELYDQILKEIVGVEIRGKDHLLELMQEFAHAKAEYDQIAEALKMVKQTGYGIASPSIEDMSLDEPEIIRQGSRFGVRLKAVAPSIHMVKVDVESEFAPIIGTEKQSEELVRYLMQDFEEDPLSIWNSDIFGRSLNSIVREGIQAKLSLMPESARYKLKETLERIINEGSGGLIAIIL